In Carboxydocella sporoproducens DSM 16521, a single window of DNA contains:
- a CDS encoding segregation and condensation protein A: MAYEIQLETFSGPLDLLCHLIDKNQMNIYDIPIATVVEQYLDYLQAMQELDLEVTSEFLVMAAKLLAIKAKMLLPRPRLEGEEEDELVYEEDPREELVEKLLEYKQFKAVAQLLEIREREQGQMYFRQNCRELYEYLFCPRNPLAGVTLEQLLAALKQVLERAEDQEDLKPVSYTREQFSIRDKMREILRHLVLYPEGITFSSLFTRRSSRTEVVTTFLAILELFRQGKIALFQRQLFGEIEIKGNNTIMIEEEQE, translated from the coding sequence GTGGCCTACGAAATCCAGCTGGAAACATTTTCTGGACCTTTAGATTTATTATGTCATTTAATTGACAAAAACCAGATGAATATTTACGATATCCCCATTGCTACTGTGGTGGAACAGTATCTGGACTACCTGCAAGCCATGCAGGAACTGGATCTGGAGGTTACTTCCGAATTTCTGGTCATGGCCGCCAAGTTGCTGGCCATTAAAGCTAAAATGCTTCTGCCCCGGCCGCGCCTGGAAGGGGAGGAAGAGGACGAGCTGGTCTATGAGGAAGACCCTCGCGAGGAGCTGGTGGAAAAACTTCTGGAATATAAACAGTTCAAGGCTGTAGCCCAGCTTCTGGAAATACGGGAAAGAGAACAGGGCCAGATGTATTTTCGCCAGAACTGTCGCGAGCTGTATGAATATCTCTTTTGCCCCCGGAATCCACTGGCCGGGGTGACGCTGGAACAGCTGCTGGCAGCTTTAAAGCAAGTGCTGGAACGGGCTGAGGACCAGGAAGATCTCAAACCTGTTTCCTATACTCGGGAACAATTTTCGATACGGGATAAAATGCGGGAGATTTTGCGCCATCTGGTCCTCTACCCCGAAGGAATAACTTTTTCTTCCCTGTTTACCAGGCGATCCAGTCGAACCGAGGTTGTTACTACCTTTCTGGCTATTTTAGAGCTGTTTCGGCAGGGCAAGATTGCCCTTTTTCAAAGGCAGCTGTTTGGCGAAATTGAGATTAAAGGCAACAACACCATTATGATTGAGGAGGAACAGGAGTGA
- the trpS gene encoding tryptophan--tRNA ligase, with translation MQRKTILSGMRPTGRLHIGHLSVLENWVKLQEENDCYFMVADWHAITTAFENTEQIAANTRELVLDWLAAGLDPEKAAIFVQSKVQQHAELHLVFSMITPISWLERVPTYKDQIQQFGDQGKDINTYGFLGYPLLQAADILVYLADAVPIGQDQLPHLELTREVGRRFNYLYQTQLFPEPQAILGEVPLLPGLDGRKMSKSYGNDISMVEEPESLWQKIRQMVTDPARVRRQDPGNPDVCVVYTYQKIYNPAAIVEIAEGCRTAGIGCIDCKKQLAERLNEVMTPLRERRRHYSEQAGLVEEVLAAGRDKASRKAEATMQRVREALKF, from the coding sequence ATGCAGAGAAAAACCATACTTAGTGGCATGCGGCCGACCGGGCGCTTGCATATCGGTCATTTAAGTGTTCTGGAAAACTGGGTTAAACTACAGGAAGAAAATGATTGCTACTTTATGGTAGCTGACTGGCATGCAATTACCACTGCCTTTGAAAATACCGAACAAATAGCGGCCAATACCCGGGAACTGGTACTGGATTGGCTGGCTGCTGGTCTGGACCCGGAAAAGGCGGCCATCTTTGTGCAAAGCAAAGTGCAGCAACATGCGGAACTACACCTGGTTTTTTCCATGATCACTCCTATTTCCTGGCTGGAAAGGGTGCCTACTTATAAAGACCAAATTCAACAGTTTGGTGACCAGGGGAAGGATATCAACACTTATGGTTTCCTGGGCTATCCTTTGCTGCAGGCGGCTGATATCCTCGTCTATCTGGCCGATGCTGTTCCGATCGGGCAGGACCAGTTACCCCACCTGGAGTTGACCCGGGAAGTAGGGCGCCGCTTCAACTATCTCTATCAGACCCAGCTCTTTCCCGAGCCTCAGGCTATTTTGGGGGAGGTTCCCCTTTTGCCGGGTCTGGATGGACGGAAAATGAGCAAATCCTATGGCAATGATATTAGCATGGTAGAAGAGCCGGAAAGCCTCTGGCAAAAAATCCGACAAATGGTCACAGATCCGGCCCGTGTTCGGCGTCAGGATCCAGGCAATCCTGACGTATGTGTGGTTTATACCTATCAGAAAATCTACAATCCTGCGGCTATTGTGGAAATTGCCGAAGGTTGCCGTACCGCTGGTATTGGGTGTATTGACTGCAAAAAGCAACTGGCGGAACGTCTGAATGAAGTAATGACTCCTCTAAGGGAGAGGCGGAGACATTACAGTGAACAGGCGGGTCTGGTGGAAGAGGTTCTGGCTGCCGGGAGGGACAAGGCCAGCCGCAAAGCTGAGGCGACAATGCAACGGGTCCGGGAGGCATTGAAGTTTTAG
- a CDS encoding site-2 protease family protein, whose protein sequence is MFNDLYSLIASIPGLLLGFAFHEFAHAWVAYKLGDDTAAREGRLNINPLSHLDPVGTLLLIFTGFGWAKPVPVNPVRFTRRIDMRTGMMLVSLAGPLTNVLIALLTVISWGLLVRFGIELSPVLEIILQGILSINVGLAVFNLLPIPPLDGSKILFGLLPYRYTRWLELLEQYSYPILFLMLLTGFHRVLLVPLRDVLITFLQFVANLIV, encoded by the coding sequence ATGTTTAATGATTTATATTCCTTAATTGCGAGTATACCAGGTTTATTATTGGGTTTTGCTTTCCATGAATTTGCCCATGCCTGGGTCGCCTATAAACTGGGAGATGATACAGCGGCAAGGGAAGGGCGGTTAAATATAAATCCTCTTTCCCATCTGGATCCAGTGGGTACATTGTTGCTCATCTTTACCGGTTTTGGCTGGGCCAAACCGGTTCCTGTCAATCCAGTGCGCTTTACCCGCCGAATAGATATGCGGACAGGGATGATGCTGGTAAGCCTGGCTGGTCCGCTGACTAATGTCTTAATAGCCTTGCTGACAGTAATTAGCTGGGGGTTGTTGGTCCGTTTTGGAATTGAACTATCTCCTGTCCTTGAAATCATTTTGCAGGGAATTCTCAGTATCAATGTAGGTTTGGCAGTTTTCAACCTTCTGCCCATTCCGCCTCTGGATGGCTCCAAAATCCTGTTTGGTCTGTTGCCTTATCGCTATACCCGCTGGCTGGAACTGCTGGAACAGTACTCCTATCCAATTCTTTTCTTGATGCTGCTAACAGGTTTTCATCGGGTTCTTTTAGTTCCCTTGCGGGATGTATTAATTACTTTCTTGCAATTTGTAGCCAATTTAATAGTCTAG